From the genome of Halobellus litoreus, one region includes:
- a CDS encoding ArsR/SmtB family transcription factor, translated as MSHVLQRDTTIERSEPRSRVVELNDGRSDAVFSTLSSKIARSMLAELYRDPATQSDLADRVGTSIQNARYHLDNLVDAGLAEVVDQWYSEKGRQMDVYAATGNPLVLIVGTQPETGEIRRDISEQRSAEAVLQPSD; from the coding sequence ATGAGTCACGTCCTGCAACGGGACACCACCATCGAACGGTCTGAACCACGCTCACGGGTAGTCGAGTTGAACGACGGGCGGTCGGACGCAGTCTTCTCGACGCTGTCCTCGAAGATCGCGCGCTCGATGCTCGCAGAGCTGTACCGCGACCCGGCGACGCAGTCGGACCTCGCAGACCGGGTCGGAACGTCGATACAGAACGCCAGGTATCACCTCGACAACCTCGTCGATGCCGGTCTCGCCGAAGTAGTCGACCAGTGGTACTCGGAGAAGGGGCGGCAGATGGACGTCTACGCCGCGACGGGGAACCCGTTGGTTCTGATCGTCGGAACGCAGCCGGAGACCGGCGAAATCCGCCGAGACATTTCGGAGCAACGTTCCGCCGAGGCGGTCCTGCAGCCGAGTGATTGA
- a CDS encoding DUF7344 domain-containing protein yields MSSTMATGEQSTVSGGALSEDEVFEVLSNRRRRYVVHALKRAQEPIELSDLSKRVTAWEVDIDPGEVRYEDRRNVYSTLQRTHLPKMEEKNLVRVDEEENVVRPTPKLEDLDIYVEVLQSQEIPWSLYYVGLAGVTTALLLAVAAGTPGLGALSPIDVGAFTVTAFGMSSLVQYVVGQRTRLGTSERPPELEQV; encoded by the coding sequence ATGTCATCTACAATGGCCACAGGCGAACAGTCGACCGTGAGTGGAGGCGCCCTGTCGGAGGACGAGGTCTTCGAGGTGCTGTCGAACCGACGGCGGCGCTACGTCGTGCACGCACTCAAACGAGCGCAAGAACCGATCGAGTTATCGGATCTCTCCAAGCGCGTCACTGCGTGGGAGGTCGACATCGATCCGGGCGAGGTCCGCTACGAGGACCGCCGGAACGTCTACAGCACGCTGCAGCGCACGCACCTCCCGAAGATGGAGGAGAAGAACCTGGTGAGAGTCGACGAGGAGGAGAACGTCGTCCGACCGACGCCGAAACTGGAGGACCTGGACATCTACGTCGAGGTGCTGCAGAGCCAGGAGATCCCGTGGAGCCTCTACTACGTCGGACTCGCGGGCGTCACGACGGCCCTCCTGCTCGCGGTGGCGGCGGGGACCCCGGGGCTCGGAGCGCTCAGTCCGATCGACGTCGGGGCCTTCACCGTCACCGCCTTCGGAATGTCGTCGCTCGTCCAGTACGTCGTCGGCCAGCGGACACGGCTCGGAACGTCCGAACGACCGCCGGAACTCGAACAGGTATGA
- a CDS encoding LolA family protein encodes MSSRSGRRRGLVVLVVIAVALAGSAAATGAIGSLQQPSGDDVLDRVEQRYESAESITSTATLTVENDSESATASVEVAAASDNRSRTILTRDGETYRAGSNGTVVWAVGPNESAAWPVEAFTDADRDAFAGPVPDGVMPGERSKHLSPQGTPTVNASNATATLVGTPSVDGTDTYEVELTHPEVDGTASLWVAQDDYRVVRAVATDGTNRTVVDVESTAFNVSIHDSTFDPPTDRLALSTIDRYDDFAAAQSDTDLTLPQLDETFEGATVTVRQGETIVGQRYVTDDGNVSVVSTTVTDRFDRLTENASTTTVDGRTVAVTTVENRSVAAWTEDGVTTAVVVEGATDRAVEIAGRLST; translated from the coding sequence ATGAGTTCCCGATCCGGACGCCGCCGCGGACTGGTCGTACTCGTGGTGATCGCCGTGGCCCTCGCGGGGTCGGCGGCCGCCACCGGTGCGATCGGCTCGCTCCAGCAGCCGTCCGGCGACGACGTCCTCGATCGCGTCGAACAGCGGTACGAGAGCGCCGAGAGCATAACGAGCACAGCGACCCTGACCGTCGAGAACGACAGCGAGTCCGCGACGGCGAGCGTCGAAGTCGCCGCCGCGTCGGACAACCGGAGCCGAACGATCCTCACGCGCGACGGCGAGACATACCGGGCGGGATCGAACGGCACGGTCGTCTGGGCCGTCGGCCCGAACGAGTCGGCCGCCTGGCCCGTCGAGGCGTTCACGGACGCCGACCGCGACGCGTTCGCCGGTCCGGTCCCGGATGGCGTGATGCCGGGCGAGCGCAGCAAGCACCTGTCTCCGCAGGGGACGCCGACGGTGAACGCCTCGAACGCCACGGCGACGCTCGTCGGCACGCCGTCGGTCGACGGGACCGACACGTACGAGGTGGAACTGACCCACCCCGAGGTGGACGGAACCGCCTCGCTGTGGGTCGCGCAGGACGACTACCGAGTCGTTCGCGCGGTGGCCACCGACGGCACGAACCGAACCGTCGTCGACGTCGAATCGACCGCGTTCAACGTGTCGATCCACGACAGCACGTTCGACCCGCCGACAGATCGCCTCGCGCTCTCGACGATCGATCGATACGACGACTTCGCGGCCGCGCAGTCGGACACGGACCTGACGCTGCCCCAGCTCGACGAGACGTTCGAGGGCGCGACAGTCACCGTCCGCCAGGGGGAAACGATCGTCGGCCAACGGTACGTCACTGACGACGGGAACGTCAGCGTCGTCTCGACGACCGTCACCGATCGGTTCGATCGCCTGACCGAAAACGCCTCGACGACGACGGTCGACGGGCGGACGGTCGCCGTGACGACGGTTGAGAACCGTTCGGTCGCCGCGTGGACCGAGGACGGCGTGACGACGGCGGTCGTGGTCGAAGGCGCAACCGATCGCGCTGTCGAGATCGCCGGTCGACTGTCCACGTGA
- a CDS encoding NAD(P)H-hydrate epimerase produces the protein MATERFHTPADVGVPAVSAETMRRVDRVAVDEVGIELRQMMENAGRTLAAHVFEVDSDSALVVAGNGGNGGGGLACARHLANHDVDVSLVLDREPEELTGAAAHQYRILERMGITAGVGSGAVSGAESVSVVVDALIGYGLTGRVRDPAAALIRAVNGRGAPVVSLDVPSGIDATTGDKLGVAVDPSRTVTLALPKTGLRGRSEPLFLADIGIPRTVYRRLDIEYVNPFGRAWWVKLAS, from the coding sequence ATGGCAACGGAACGGTTTCACACGCCCGCCGACGTCGGCGTCCCAGCGGTGTCCGCGGAGACCATGCGACGCGTCGACCGCGTCGCCGTCGACGAAGTCGGGATCGAACTCCGCCAGATGATGGAGAACGCGGGTCGAACGCTCGCCGCGCACGTTTTCGAGGTCGACAGTGACTCGGCGCTCGTGGTCGCCGGCAACGGCGGCAACGGTGGCGGCGGGTTGGCCTGTGCTCGCCACCTCGCGAACCACGACGTCGACGTCTCGCTCGTCCTCGATCGCGAACCCGAGGAGTTGACCGGGGCCGCAGCCCACCAGTACCGTATTCTCGAGCGAATGGGTATCACGGCCGGCGTGGGTTCCGGTGCCGTCTCCGGGGCCGAATCGGTCAGCGTCGTCGTCGACGCCCTCATCGGATACGGACTCACGGGGCGAGTCCGCGACCCGGCGGCGGCGCTGATTCGGGCGGTGAACGGGCGCGGCGCTCCGGTGGTCTCACTCGACGTGCCCTCCGGTATCGACGCGACGACCGGGGACAAGCTGGGCGTCGCGGTCGATCCGTCCCGCACGGTCACGCTGGCGCTGCCGAAAACCGGTCTCAGAGGCCGGAGCGAACCGCTCTTTCTCGCGGACATCGGGATCCCGCGAACGGTGTATCGGCGGCTCGACATCGAGTACGTCAACCCCTTCGGACGTGCGTGGTGGGTGAAACTGGCTTCCTGA
- a CDS encoding winged helix-turn-helix transcriptional regulator encodes MSKRDETSDADVKLEVWCAGEEWCPVTTTSSLIGKKWHPVIIHRLLEYGPSGFNELKTNVDGISSKVLSDSLDDLGEKQLVDREIISEKPVRVQYSLTDHGRSLEPVIYAMRDWGLEHLTEPSEE; translated from the coding sequence ATGTCGAAACGCGATGAAACGTCCGACGCCGACGTGAAACTCGAGGTGTGGTGTGCGGGCGAGGAGTGGTGTCCGGTGACGACGACCTCGTCGCTCATCGGAAAGAAGTGGCACCCGGTGATCATCCACCGGCTCTTGGAGTACGGCCCCAGCGGGTTCAACGAACTCAAGACGAACGTCGACGGCATCTCGAGTAAGGTCCTCTCGGACAGCCTCGACGACCTCGGCGAGAAACAGCTCGTCGACAGGGAGATCATCAGCGAGAAGCCGGTTCGGGTCCAGTATTCGCTCACCGATCACGGACGCTCGCTCGAACCGGTGATCTACGCGATGCGGGACTGGGGGCTCGAACACCTGACAGAACCGTCCGAAGAGTGA
- a CDS encoding DUF3179 domain-containing protein produces MTRLVTRRAVLAGVGVASLAGCLGGRRSGGSTDADERSPTGSSEDETEPSEGSSAGRSGPPTRDDRLPLPMEPSALRDEAVSGGPPKDGIPAIEEPKFVSVESASANLDPGDPVFGVATGAERKAYPQSILVAHEICNDVVDGTPVSVTYCPLTGTAMGFERGETTFGVSGRLVNNNLIMYDRGTETWWPQVLSTAIPGPWNEEPEIRSLREFRVVWTTWERWTNAYPDTRVLSRDTGFAKNYSRDPYGSYNPRAGYYAPNARPMFPALSEDDRLEPKRVVIGARAPDGAVAFGKDRLREAKLLRGELGGTPVVAAYEPTLDTGYVFRNPDEEAFEYRGGRVVDSAGDTHDPDALPLDRVLAFDAMWFAWSGFYPETTLYA; encoded by the coding sequence ATGACGCGACTCGTTACTCGTCGAGCCGTTCTCGCCGGCGTCGGAGTCGCATCGCTCGCCGGTTGCCTGGGCGGAAGACGCTCCGGCGGCTCGACCGATGCCGACGAGCGATCGCCGACCGGGTCGTCCGAGGACGAGACGGAGCCGTCCGAGGGATCGAGCGCGGGGAGATCGGGCCCGCCGACGCGGGACGACCGACTCCCCCTCCCGATGGAGCCCTCGGCGCTCCGAGACGAGGCGGTGTCCGGCGGCCCGCCGAAGGACGGCATCCCGGCGATCGAGGAGCCGAAGTTCGTCTCGGTCGAGTCGGCGTCGGCGAACCTCGACCCCGGCGACCCGGTGTTCGGGGTCGCGACGGGGGCCGAGCGGAAAGCGTACCCCCAATCGATACTGGTCGCCCACGAGATCTGTAACGACGTCGTCGACGGGACGCCCGTGAGCGTCACCTACTGTCCCCTGACGGGCACGGCGATGGGGTTCGAACGCGGCGAGACCACCTTTGGCGTCTCGGGACGGCTGGTGAACAACAACCTGATTATGTACGATCGCGGCACGGAGACGTGGTGGCCGCAGGTGCTCTCCACCGCGATTCCGGGACCGTGGAACGAGGAGCCGGAGATCCGGTCGCTCCGCGAGTTCCGGGTCGTCTGGACGACGTGGGAGCGGTGGACGAACGCGTACCCAGACACCCGAGTCCTCTCGCGTGACACCGGCTTCGCGAAGAACTACAGTCGAGACCCGTACGGGTCGTACAACCCGCGGGCTGGCTACTACGCGCCGAACGCGCGACCGATGTTCCCCGCGCTCTCGGAGGACGACCGCCTGGAGCCGAAGCGAGTCGTGATCGGAGCCCGAGCGCCCGACGGAGCGGTCGCCTTCGGGAAGGACCGGCTCAGGGAGGCGAAACTCCTCCGGGGCGAACTCGGGGGCACGCCGGTCGTCGCGGCCTACGAACCGACACTCGACACGGGGTACGTCTTCCGGAACCCCGACGAGGAGGCGTTCGAGTACCGCGGCGGTCGGGTCGTCGACAGCGCCGGCGACACCCACGATCCGGACGCGCTCCCCCTGGACCGTGTCCTCGCGTTCGACGCGATGTGGTTCGCCTGGAGCGGGTTTTACCCGGAGACGACACTGTATGCCTGA
- a CDS encoding helix-turn-helix domain-containing protein, translated as MSGRPPVTASEHPAALREMPPSAKLVAKTLEYEGDLTQAQLAASTLLPTRTVRYGLTQLEESGLVTSRISFIDARQRVYSLAAETGDGSEPQ; from the coding sequence ATGAGCGGACGTCCTCCGGTCACGGCTTCCGAACATCCCGCTGCGCTGCGGGAGATGCCTCCGAGCGCGAAGCTGGTCGCGAAGACCCTCGAATACGAGGGCGATCTCACGCAGGCGCAACTCGCCGCGTCGACGTTGTTGCCGACGCGAACAGTTCGGTACGGATTGACACAGCTCGAAGAGAGCGGTCTCGTCACGTCGCGCATTTCGTTCATCGACGCGAGACAGCGAGTGTATTCGCTCGCCGCTGAGACCGGAGACGGCTCGGAACCGCAGTGA
- a CDS encoding ABC transporter ATP-binding protein, with amino-acid sequence MAQADAEDVVRLSGVRKTYELGGTVEALAGVSLSLPNGSYTAVMGPSGSGKSTLLNLVGGLDTPTDGRVVVGGQDLSTATEAERAAIRGSRVGFVFQTFNLMPRLTAVENVAMPLVFDGWDRSRRRERARELLADVGLGDRLDHKPTELSGGQRQRVAIARALAPDPELILADEPTGNVDTETGERIMRLLGELHADGNTILLVTHERRIAERAERIVHVRDGVVERTEAVTD; translated from the coding sequence ATGGCGCAGGCAGACGCGGAGGACGTGGTCAGGCTGTCCGGGGTCCGGAAGACCTACGAACTCGGCGGCACCGTCGAGGCGCTCGCCGGCGTGTCGCTGTCGTTACCGAACGGCTCGTACACGGCCGTGATGGGACCGAGCGGCTCGGGCAAGAGCACGCTGTTGAACCTCGTCGGCGGGCTCGACACGCCAACGGACGGCCGCGTCGTCGTCGGCGGGCAGGACCTCTCGACGGCGACGGAGGCCGAGCGGGCGGCGATCCGGGGGAGCCGCGTCGGGTTCGTCTTCCAGACGTTCAACCTGATGCCGCGGCTGACGGCGGTCGAGAACGTCGCGATGCCGCTCGTGTTCGACGGCTGGGACCGGAGCCGGCGGCGCGAGCGCGCCCGGGAGTTGCTCGCCGACGTCGGGCTCGGGGACCGACTGGATCACAAGCCGACGGAGCTCAGCGGCGGGCAGCGACAGCGAGTCGCCATCGCCCGCGCGCTGGCACCAGACCCGGAGTTGATCTTAGCCGACGAGCCGACCGGCAACGTCGACACCGAGACGGGCGAACGGATTATGCGCCTGCTCGGGGAGCTCCACGCCGACGGCAACACGATCCTGTTGGTCACCCACGAGCGGCGAATCGCCGAACGCGCCGAGCGGATCGTCCACGTCCGCGACGGCGTCGTCGAACGCACCGAGGCGGTGACCGACTGA
- a CDS encoding ABC transporter permease: MDPRESFTIAARSIRSHKLRSTLTVLGVVIGIASVVTFATFGASVESEIVGGIADSGANNVYVLGQPAEEEGFEQALQPIFTEYDLRQLAGLPGVEAVIPRGSIPANSVTHGGDTVSIQGATATTPAAVTNETLVAGRSFRSGANETVLNRAAAETTFEGNLSVGDEITVRGSDETWNLTVVGVVNGTAGELPIGNFGPQPQFYLPADPYYQAVVESPGANARQRAYPQVTVVADPAETLAVTESVETYLQEQSDARQLAPQGVELVARTSGDFAEQISDVIEQITRFVTGIAVIALVVGAIGIANIMLVSVTERTREIGIMKAVGARNRDVMELFLLEATLLGAVGAFLGLPLGLVVGWAATRYAEVGFAFAPFWSALAVLVGVLVGVVAGLYPAWRAARVDPIDALRYE; encoded by the coding sequence ATGGACCCGCGAGAGTCGTTCACTATCGCGGCCCGATCGATCCGATCGCACAAACTCCGCTCGACGCTCACCGTGCTGGGCGTCGTCATCGGGATCGCCTCCGTCGTCACCTTCGCGACGTTCGGCGCGAGCGTCGAGTCGGAGATCGTCGGCGGCATCGCCGACTCCGGCGCGAACAACGTCTACGTGCTCGGCCAGCCCGCCGAAGAGGAGGGCTTCGAACAGGCGCTGCAGCCGATCTTCACCGAGTACGACCTCCGTCAGTTGGCGGGGCTGCCGGGCGTCGAGGCGGTCATCCCGCGCGGGTCGATTCCGGCGAACTCGGTGACACACGGCGGCGACACGGTGTCGATCCAGGGGGCGACGGCGACGACGCCGGCGGCGGTGACGAACGAGACGCTCGTCGCCGGTCGAAGCTTCCGGAGCGGCGCGAACGAGACCGTCCTCAACCGCGCGGCCGCGGAGACGACGTTCGAGGGGAACCTCTCCGTCGGCGACGAGATCACGGTCCGCGGGAGTGACGAGACGTGGAACCTCACCGTCGTCGGGGTCGTCAACGGCACCGCGGGCGAACTGCCGATCGGCAACTTCGGGCCGCAGCCGCAGTTCTACCTCCCCGCCGATCCCTACTACCAGGCCGTCGTCGAGAGTCCCGGTGCGAACGCCCGACAGCGCGCCTACCCACAGGTCACCGTCGTCGCCGACCCGGCCGAGACACTTGCGGTTACTGAATCCGTCGAGACGTATCTTCAGGAACAGTCCGACGCCAGACAGCTCGCCCCCCAGGGGGTCGAGCTGGTCGCCCGGACCAGCGGCGACTTCGCCGAGCAGATCAGCGACGTTATCGAGCAGATCACCCGCTTCGTCACCGGCATCGCCGTCATCGCCCTCGTCGTCGGCGCGATCGGCATCGCCAACATCATGCTCGTCAGCGTCACCGAACGGACCCGCGAGATCGGGATTATGAAGGCCGTCGGCGCGCGCAACCGCGACGTGATGGAACTGTTCCTGCTGGAGGCGACGCTGCTCGGTGCCGTGGGGGCGTTCCTCGGGCTTCCGCTCGGACTGGTCGTCGGCTGGGCGGCGACCCGCTACGCCGAAGTCGGGTTCGCCTTCGCGCCGTTCTGGTCCGCGCTCGCCGTCCTCGTCGGCGTGCTGGTGGGCGTCGTCGCCGGGCTCTACCCCGCCTGGCGGGCGGCGCGGGTCGATCCGATCGACGCGCTGCGGTACGAGTAG
- a CDS encoding haloacid dehalogenase type II: MTFDPDAVTTVTFDSYSTLVDVDAAEQALADRVEDPEPVSKLWRTRSIEYTFVASHVDAYQPFYEMNRDALQYALDAHDEEISAAQRDEILAVYHELDVFDDVRDGIGRLRDGGYDCYVVSNGDPDMLASMVEHADIGDLIEDTISADEVRTFKPDSEIYRHAAARTGTPIGEIAHVTAGWFDVMGAKHAGMQGVWVDRKGTPWEPFDGDPDRTVDSLYELADALGV; encoded by the coding sequence ATGACGTTCGATCCCGACGCGGTGACGACAGTCACGTTCGACTCGTACAGCACTCTCGTGGACGTGGACGCGGCCGAACAGGCGCTGGCCGACCGCGTCGAAGACCCCGAGCCGGTCTCGAAGTTGTGGCGGACGCGGTCGATCGAGTACACGTTCGTCGCCAGCCACGTCGACGCCTACCAGCCGTTCTACGAGATGAACCGCGACGCGCTTCAGTACGCGCTCGACGCCCACGACGAGGAGATCTCGGCCGCCCAGCGCGACGAGATTCTGGCCGTCTACCACGAACTCGACGTGTTCGACGACGTCCGCGACGGAATCGGACGGCTCCGCGACGGCGGGTACGACTGCTACGTGGTCTCGAACGGGGACCCCGATATGTTGGCGTCGATGGTCGAACACGCCGACATCGGCGACCTGATCGAAGACACGATCAGCGCCGACGAGGTCCGGACGTTCAAACCCGACAGCGAGATCTACCGGCACGCCGCTGCGCGGACGGGCACGCCGATCGGAGAGATCGCCCACGTCACCGCGGGCTGGTTCGACGTGATGGGTGCGAAACACGCCGGGATGCAGGGCGTCTGGGTCGATCGCAAGGGGACGCCCTGGGAACCGTTCGACGGCGACCCGGACCGCACGGTCGATTCCCTCTACGAACTGGCTGACGCCCTGGGCGTCTGA
- a CDS encoding succinylglutamate desuccinylase/aspartoacylase family protein, which translates to MTDTESETFTYEGGRVEPGTTEELRYPVSETYLGDPVRIPVTIINGPRPGPTAFLSAAIHGDELNGIEVVREVAQEWTHSDVCGTIVCLPVLNVQGFVAQERYLPIYERDLNRAFPGKRDSTSSNRIAYTIYHNFIEPCDFGLDFHTSTRGRTNMFHVRADMTDPEAARLARAFGTNLIIAGEGSAGMLRREATDDGIPTITLEMGEAHRFERGLIDHALEGVRSVFAEYGIYQQETVRWPGWRTVVEGWEEKTWLRADAGGIVEMLHDRGDLVRDGATVCRITNPFKTAETTVEAPFTGLLVGVLENPVVYPGNPLCHLIKIDEMQERIIEERTGARHE; encoded by the coding sequence ATGACCGACACTGAATCCGAGACGTTCACGTACGAGGGTGGACGGGTCGAACCGGGAACAACGGAGGAACTCCGCTATCCGGTGAGCGAGACGTACCTCGGCGATCCGGTTCGGATTCCGGTCACGATAATCAACGGACCGCGCCCCGGTCCCACGGCGTTTCTCTCCGCGGCGATTCACGGTGACGAACTCAACGGTATCGAAGTCGTGCGGGAAGTCGCACAGGAGTGGACTCACAGCGACGTCTGCGGGACCATCGTCTGCCTCCCCGTACTGAACGTGCAGGGGTTCGTGGCACAGGAGCGGTACTTACCGATCTACGAACGGGATCTGAACAGGGCCTTCCCGGGGAAACGAGACAGCACGAGTTCCAACCGCATCGCGTACACGATCTATCACAACTTCATCGAGCCCTGTGATTTCGGCCTCGACTTCCACACCTCGACCCGAGGGCGAACAAATATGTTCCACGTTCGGGCCGATATGACGGACCCGGAGGCCGCCAGACTCGCTCGGGCGTTCGGAACGAATCTCATCATCGCGGGGGAGGGATCCGCCGGGATGCTTCGTCGCGAGGCGACGGACGACGGCATCCCCACTATCACCCTCGAAATGGGCGAAGCCCACCGCTTCGAGCGGGGGCTCATCGACCACGCCCTCGAAGGCGTACGAAGCGTGTTCGCCGAGTACGGTATCTATCAGCAGGAGACCGTCCGCTGGCCGGGGTGGCGCACCGTCGTCGAGGGCTGGGAAGAGAAGACGTGGCTACGGGCCGACGCCGGCGGCATCGTCGAGATGCTCCACGACCGGGGCGACCTGGTTCGAGATGGTGCGACCGTCTGTCGGATCACGAACCCCTTCAAAACGGCGGAGACGACCGTCGAAGCGCCGTTCACGGGACTCCTCGTCGGGGTTCTCGAAAACCCCGTCGTCTACCCCGGAAACCCGCTCTGTCACCTCATCAAAATCGACGAAATGCAGGAGCGGATCATCGAAGAGCGGACCGGCGCTCGCCACGAGTGA
- a CDS encoding ATP-binding protein codes for MRVSQRVQYGGLVVALSGFGITRLFVAEAVRIETAVPFLLAGMVPLVAGLALTVYGVTLAIGPFSAEYADTVARWHVLGVGGMVVVFGVTAADQFVRSGGVGFMYQSPLLVGNVLLGGAIGGTLTGIRSGRTVRQRQEIRRSANRALLVNRLLKHEVLNAITIIDGHADLLDASSDGRSESLGAIQRAVMRIKSTIRDVGTIAREGTPSKRIDFEEVVRDVVDELEAEFGADVALAVRGGDAAIDADDRLALVVRELLENAIVHGGDDVAVELSSTPHTVRLSIADDGPRLPEGQRTLLEDGEFPEYDDPATGFGHQVARLFVVQFGGTIRVRERPERDAGTGGDTETGTGTDTETGTDAHTGTEITVLLPRSGQREVTVETVGLSFPNLTQAIVGGVLGGLGMGVFVHLSTGVLPVIGSLYGLGSPLVGWITHLFHSAVFGLVFAAINAAPRIDRFAAGPLRSGLLGLAWGTVLWFGAAGIVMPVWLSLLGVPTTVPNLSLNGFVGHALWGTTLGVTYWGIGTLDVTERP; via the coding sequence GTGAGAGTCTCTCAGCGCGTACAGTACGGCGGCCTCGTGGTAGCGCTCTCCGGGTTCGGAATCACGCGCCTGTTCGTCGCCGAGGCGGTACGGATCGAGACCGCGGTGCCGTTCCTGCTGGCCGGTATGGTCCCGCTCGTGGCGGGACTCGCGCTGACTGTCTACGGCGTCACGCTCGCCATCGGGCCGTTCTCGGCCGAGTACGCGGACACGGTCGCCCGCTGGCACGTGCTCGGCGTCGGCGGGATGGTGGTCGTCTTCGGGGTGACGGCCGCGGATCAGTTCGTCCGCAGTGGCGGGGTCGGATTTATGTACCAGTCGCCGTTGCTCGTGGGCAACGTCCTCCTGGGTGGGGCCATCGGCGGAACGCTGACCGGCATTCGCTCGGGGCGGACGGTCCGGCAGCGACAGGAGATTCGCCGGTCGGCAAACCGGGCGCTGCTCGTAAACCGGCTGCTCAAGCACGAGGTCCTCAACGCGATCACGATCATCGACGGCCACGCCGACCTCCTGGACGCGAGTAGCGACGGTCGGTCCGAATCGCTGGGCGCGATCCAGCGGGCGGTGATGCGGATCAAATCGACGATCCGGGACGTCGGTACGATAGCGAGAGAGGGGACCCCATCGAAGCGAATCGACTTCGAGGAGGTGGTCCGCGACGTGGTCGACGAGCTCGAAGCGGAGTTCGGCGCCGACGTCGCCCTCGCCGTTCGCGGCGGCGACGCAGCCATCGACGCCGACGACCGCCTCGCGCTCGTCGTGCGCGAACTGCTCGAAAACGCGATCGTTCACGGCGGGGACGACGTGGCCGTCGAACTGAGCAGCACGCCCCACACGGTCCGGTTGTCGATCGCGGACGACGGTCCTAGGCTTCCCGAGGGCCAACGAACGCTGCTGGAAGACGGTGAGTTCCCCGAGTACGACGATCCCGCCACGGGTTTCGGACATCAGGTCGCCCGTCTGTTCGTGGTTCAGTTCGGCGGGACGATCCGCGTTCGGGAGAGACCGGAGCGTGATGCCGGTACCGGGGGAGACACCGAGACTGGAACCGGCACCGACACCGAGACTGGAACCGACGCCCACACCGGAACCGAAATCACGGTGCTGCTCCCGCGGAGCGGGCAGCGCGAGGTGACCGTCGAGACGGTGGGCCTCTCCTTTCCGAATCTCACGCAGGCGATCGTCGGCGGGGTCCTCGGCGGCCTCGGAATGGGGGTCTTCGTTCACCTATCGACGGGAGTGCTCCCGGTCATCGGCTCGCTGTACGGCCTCGGGAGTCCGCTCGTCGGGTGGATAACGCATCTGTTCCACAGCGCGGTTTTCGGGCTCGTATTCGCCGCCATCAACGCGGCGCCCCGAATCGACCGGTTCGCAGCGGGACCGCTTCGCTCCGGGCTGCTGGGACTGGCGTGGGGAACCGTCCTCTGGTTCGGGGCGGCGGGCATCGTGATGCCGGTCTGGCTGTCGCTGCTCGGCGTCCCGACGACGGTTCCGAACCTCTCGCTGAACGGATTCGTCGGACACGCGCTCTGGGGGACGACACTGGGCGTCACATACTGGGGCATCGGAACCCTCGACGTGACCGAGCGTCCGTGA